A single Hylaeus volcanicus isolate JK05 unplaced genomic scaffold, UHH_iyHylVolc1.0_haploid 12221, whole genome shotgun sequence DNA region contains:
- the LOC128883355 gene encoding uncharacterized protein LOC128883355 isoform X2 has product MRFETENHKNEETSVALQASENDSDQDVDAATDRDTLEQSANGTHFDEETKFFLRYSDVEKQKGNSDDFFDINEMQKFVDQGENMDFDEESLLDETNTKLLNKEDQALDKLLDEYEENNEALSKHAQKCEEEDDDSTNANEKDFDVDDSDEDIQTLEDVYQNTKNVSKLSNVNATSTLNEQKKEESHLLDLVQKNDILDNLIDTTERELVGDKHWTMKGEVSAKSRDQNSLLEVHLDIPQYNHHYQSEDALGIHDSAWNNEESYEDQHNSLCLKNSETSCYSSLSQEIEKIVLHRIRYLLFDDVVRKYEKPVAVTGNDKNDAEAEILDFQKNQNGLAEVYADYYTKQVLDGVTQADVKLNEKCTQMSHLFNTIMYKLDALSSHRVMRKPLVHKGNIPDNVPSVTVEDTIPALVSDNQRKAPQEIFEPGTLKKREEMTQEEKKSLRRLHKARRKNKTHNLLMTGQTTLQENIKKSIDLHRKNRDEKEKKKRTKNTGVATEKTQSRLFRTKRLRTADFITNAATSI; this is encoded by the exons ATGCGATTTG aaacagaaaaccATAAAAATGAGGAAACCTCCGTTGCTTTGCAAGCCAGTGAAAATGATTCTGACCAGGACGTCGACGCCGCAACGGATAGAGACACTTTAGAACAGTCTGCAAATGGTACACATTTTGACGAAgaaaccaaattttttttaaggtattctGATgtcgaaaaacaaaaaggaaattcGGATGACTTTTTTGACATAAATgaa atGCAGAAATTTGTTGACCAAGGGGAAAATATGGATTTTGACGAAGAAAGCTTACTAGATGAAACAAATACTAAGTTATTGAATAAGGAAGATCAAGCGTTAGACAAATTACTTGATGAGTATGAGGAAAATAATGAAGCGTTGTCGAAACACGCACAGAAATGTGAAGAAGAGGATGATGATTCTACGAATGCTAATGAAAAAGATTTTGACGTGGACGATTCAGACGAAGACATTCAAACATTGGAGGACGTttatcaaaatacaaaaaatgtttcaaaattaagtAATGTAAATGCTACCTCTACATTGAATgaacaaaagaaagaagaaag CCATTTGTTAGATTTAGTGCAGAAAAACGATATTTTGGATAACTTAATCGATACTACCGAACGAGAGTTAGTTGGGGATAAACATTGGACTATGAAGGGAGAAGTTTCAGCTAAATCACGGGATCAGAATAGTTTATTAGAAGTTCATTTAGATATACCTCAGTATAATCATCATTATCAATCCGAAGATGCTCTTGGAATACACGACTCCGCTTGG aataatgaGGAATCTTATGAAGATCAACACAACTCAttgtgtttgaaaaattcagaaacatCATGTTACTCTTCTTTATCccaagaaattgaaaaaattgtgttaCATCGTATTCGCTATTTGTTGTTTGATGATGTTGTTCGAAA ATACGAAAAGCCTGTTGCGGTAActggaaatgataaaaatgatgcTGAAGCGGAAATTttggattttcaaaaaaatcaa AATGGATTAGCAGAGGTTTACGCAGACTACTATACAAAACAAGTACTTGATGGAGTTACGCAAGCTGACgtgaaattgaatgaaaaatgcacCCAAATGAGCCATTTATTCAATACGATCATGTATAAACTGGACGCCTTATCATCCCATCGTGTTATGCGTAAACCCTTGGTACATAAGGGTAATATCCCAGATAACGTACCTTCAGTAACGGTTGAGGATACCAT TCCTGCACTGGTTTCGGATAATCAAAGAAAAGCTCCTCAAGAAATTTTTGAACCCGGAACATTAAAAAAACGTGAGGAAATGACgcaagaagagaaaaaatcaTTACGTCGATTACATAAGGCTCGTCGTAAAAATAAGACACATAATCTTTTG ATGACTGGACAAACTACACTTCAagaaaacatcaaaaaatCAATAGATTTACACCGAAAAAATAG agacgaaaaggaaaaaaaaaaacgtacgaAAAATACGGGTGTTGCTACCGAAAAAACACAGTCAAGACTTTTTCGTACTAAACGATTACGTACAGCGGATTTTATTACAAATGCCGCAACATCCATTTGA
- the LOC128883355 gene encoding uncharacterized protein LOC128883355 isoform X1, whose translation MEQLNPVKLSSHKKFLEDLLSIQNKFSNEPKLYINSKVSSEKKEIEENLYAILVCLSATIETYRSCNAFQNMNTFPKTGRKQKLVPKKPLCVTNVDLDQIFIQLCDLINPYLENLKQISFFYINNFNKSNRAFSFLKETENHKNEETSVALQASENDSDQDVDAATDRDTLEQSANGTHFDEETKFFLRYSDVEKQKGNSDDFFDINEMQKFVDQGENMDFDEESLLDETNTKLLNKEDQALDKLLDEYEENNEALSKHAQKCEEEDDDSTNANEKDFDVDDSDEDIQTLEDVYQNTKNVSKLSNVNATSTLNEQKKEESHLLDLVQKNDILDNLIDTTERELVGDKHWTMKGEVSAKSRDQNSLLEVHLDIPQYNHHYQSEDALGIHDSAWNNEESYEDQHNSLCLKNSETSCYSSLSQEIEKIVLHRIRYLLFDDVVRKYEKPVAVTGNDKNDAEAEILDFQKNQNGLAEVYADYYTKQVLDGVTQADVKLNEKCTQMSHLFNTIMYKLDALSSHRVMRKPLVHKGNIPDNVPSVTVEDTIPALVSDNQRKAPQEIFEPGTLKKREEMTQEEKKSLRRLHKARRKNKTHNLLMTGQTTLQENIKKSIDLHRKNRDEKEKKKRTKNTGVATEKTQSRLFRTKRLRTADFITNAATSI comes from the exons ATGGAGCAACTAAACCCTGTAAAACTTTCTTCTCacaagaaatttttagaaGATTTATTATCCATCCAAAATAAG TTTTCCAACGAACCAAAGCTTTATATCAATTCCAAAGTTTCatctgaaaaaaaagaaattgaagagaatTTGTATGCCATTTTGGTTTGCCTTTCAGCCACTATTGAAACGTATCGCTCATGTAATGCCTTTCAAAATATGAATACATTCCCCAAAACCGggagaaaacaaaaacttgttCCAAAAAAACCGTTGTGCGTTACAAATGTGGATTTAGATCAAATATTCATTCAGCTATGCGATTTG ATCAATCcgtatttagaaaatttaaaacaaatatcttttttttatatcaataattttaataaaagtaaccgtgcgttttcttttttaaaagaaacagaaaaccATAAAAATGAGGAAACCTCCGTTGCTTTGCAAGCCAGTGAAAATGATTCTGACCAGGACGTCGACGCCGCAACGGATAGAGACACTTTAGAACAGTCTGCAAATGGTACACATTTTGACGAAgaaaccaaattttttttaaggtattctGATgtcgaaaaacaaaaaggaaattcGGATGACTTTTTTGACATAAATgaa atGCAGAAATTTGTTGACCAAGGGGAAAATATGGATTTTGACGAAGAAAGCTTACTAGATGAAACAAATACTAAGTTATTGAATAAGGAAGATCAAGCGTTAGACAAATTACTTGATGAGTATGAGGAAAATAATGAAGCGTTGTCGAAACACGCACAGAAATGTGAAGAAGAGGATGATGATTCTACGAATGCTAATGAAAAAGATTTTGACGTGGACGATTCAGACGAAGACATTCAAACATTGGAGGACGTttatcaaaatacaaaaaatgtttcaaaattaagtAATGTAAATGCTACCTCTACATTGAATgaacaaaagaaagaagaaag CCATTTGTTAGATTTAGTGCAGAAAAACGATATTTTGGATAACTTAATCGATACTACCGAACGAGAGTTAGTTGGGGATAAACATTGGACTATGAAGGGAGAAGTTTCAGCTAAATCACGGGATCAGAATAGTTTATTAGAAGTTCATTTAGATATACCTCAGTATAATCATCATTATCAATCCGAAGATGCTCTTGGAATACACGACTCCGCTTGG aataatgaGGAATCTTATGAAGATCAACACAACTCAttgtgtttgaaaaattcagaaacatCATGTTACTCTTCTTTATCccaagaaattgaaaaaattgtgttaCATCGTATTCGCTATTTGTTGTTTGATGATGTTGTTCGAAA ATACGAAAAGCCTGTTGCGGTAActggaaatgataaaaatgatgcTGAAGCGGAAATTttggattttcaaaaaaatcaa AATGGATTAGCAGAGGTTTACGCAGACTACTATACAAAACAAGTACTTGATGGAGTTACGCAAGCTGACgtgaaattgaatgaaaaatgcacCCAAATGAGCCATTTATTCAATACGATCATGTATAAACTGGACGCCTTATCATCCCATCGTGTTATGCGTAAACCCTTGGTACATAAGGGTAATATCCCAGATAACGTACCTTCAGTAACGGTTGAGGATACCAT TCCTGCACTGGTTTCGGATAATCAAAGAAAAGCTCCTCAAGAAATTTTTGAACCCGGAACATTAAAAAAACGTGAGGAAATGACgcaagaagagaaaaaatcaTTACGTCGATTACATAAGGCTCGTCGTAAAAATAAGACACATAATCTTTTG ATGACTGGACAAACTACACTTCAagaaaacatcaaaaaatCAATAGATTTACACCGAAAAAATAG agacgaaaaggaaaaaaaaaaacgtacgaAAAATACGGGTGTTGCTACCGAAAAAACACAGTCAAGACTTTTTCGTACTAAACGATTACGTACAGCGGATTTTATTACAAATGCCGCAACATCCATTTGA